The Candidatus Neomarinimicrobiota bacterium genome has a window encoding:
- a CDS encoding TIGR00159 family protein — MNLELFRIGFLPISLFDILDIAAVSFVFYTLYRYFQNTRAGQMLVGLVLLLVLTLVARLLNMNAFSWLMRQVQTVWVVAFVILFQPELRRMLIYIGQTPVIRGIFRVSGSRTIDAVVDSSLELASRKWGGLMVLQRDSGLRSYKEKGMPLRAEVSKELLVSIFNPGSPLHDGAVVIQNEIVEAAQCILPLSESDTLGPDMGTRHRAALGLTEESDAIVVVVSEETGQISLAIDGHFNRNLDESDLRGQLNKYIFVSSGE, encoded by the coding sequence ATGAACCTGGAGCTCTTTCGCATCGGTTTCCTGCCCATTTCACTCTTTGATATCCTGGACATCGCCGCCGTTTCGTTCGTATTCTATACACTCTACCGGTATTTCCAGAACACCCGGGCCGGTCAGATGCTGGTCGGATTGGTGCTATTGCTGGTTCTCACCCTGGTTGCCCGGCTACTGAACATGAATGCCTTTTCGTGGCTCATGCGCCAGGTGCAGACGGTGTGGGTGGTGGCATTTGTCATTCTCTTTCAGCCGGAGTTGCGCCGCATGCTTATCTACATTGGCCAAACGCCGGTCATCCGGGGCATCTTCCGTGTATCGGGCAGTCGCACCATCGACGCGGTCGTAGATAGCAGCTTGGAGCTGGCCAGCCGCAAGTGGGGGGGGCTGATGGTCCTTCAACGGGACAGCGGCCTGCGCAGCTATAAGGAAAAGGGCATGCCTCTGCGCGCTGAGGTATCCAAAGAGCTGTTGGTCTCCATCTTTAATCCCGGCTCTCCCCTACATGATGGTGCGGTGGTCATTCAAAATGAGATCGTTGAGGCGGCCCAATGCATTCTCCCGCTGAGCGAGAGCGATACGCTGGGCCCGGATATGGGGACCCGTCACCGGGCGGCCCTGGGCCTCACCGAGGAATCCGATGCTATCGTGGTGGTTGTGTCTGAGGAGACAGGCCAGATATCGCTGGCCATTGATGGTCACTTTAACCGAAATCTGGATGAGTCCGACCTGCGCGGGCAGCTGAACAAGTACATATTCGTAAGTAGCGGGGAATAA
- the folP gene encoding dihydropteroate synthase, with amino-acid sequence MGSIREIIAPSPEELAQEFESLQVDKGGIGIMLPKSHFHVLRVRTLKSPAANILKQELLSIGGDCATSQTVILGDPEPQDVIIMATRRQLATLKTKLKAQPFGLKALAGQIEEFLRRTKQGDRRIDPVLATLSEDPSHHPLIMAIVNATPDSFSEGGAYRDVSAAVTHGLEHLEQGAEIIDVGGESTRPGSDPVPPEEELTRVLPIISGLREKTDRPISIDTVKSEVAREALRAGAFMVNDVTAGRFDPPILGVVADAGCPYVIVHMLGEPKTMQTKPYYSLLMDDLHSFFDERLALAVKSGIKEEQIIIDPGIGFGKRREDNYAILRRLRELRVFGRPILVGASRKSFLQSDLGRTPQERLEESVAAGTIAMSNGADILRVHDVLPAVKSRLVVQRLVGQA; translated from the coding sequence GTGGGCAGTATCAGGGAGATCATCGCCCCCTCGCCCGAGGAGCTGGCCCAAGAATTTGAATCGCTGCAGGTGGACAAAGGGGGCATCGGCATCATGCTGCCCAAGTCTCATTTCCATGTCCTGCGGGTTCGCACACTGAAGTCCCCTGCGGCCAACATACTCAAGCAGGAGCTGCTCAGCATTGGGGGTGACTGCGCAACCAGCCAAACGGTTATTCTGGGCGACCCGGAGCCCCAGGACGTGATTATCATGGCTACCCGCCGGCAGTTAGCCACACTGAAAACCAAGTTGAAGGCACAGCCGTTTGGTCTCAAGGCTCTTGCGGGCCAGATTGAAGAATTCCTGCGCCGTACAAAGCAAGGTGACCGGCGGATCGATCCCGTTCTCGCGACCCTATCCGAGGATCCCAGCCACCACCCGCTCATCATGGCCATTGTGAATGCCACCCCCGATTCGTTCAGCGAGGGTGGCGCCTACCGTGATGTGAGCGCGGCGGTGACCCATGGTCTGGAACACCTGGAGCAGGGCGCGGAGATCATTGATGTGGGTGGTGAATCGACCCGCCCGGGGTCGGATCCGGTGCCACCGGAAGAAGAGCTGACCCGCGTATTGCCGATCATTTCCGGCCTGCGTGAAAAAACTGACCGTCCCATTTCCATCGATACCGTGAAGTCGGAAGTAGCACGGGAGGCCCTGCGAGCCGGCGCCTTCATGGTTAACGACGTAACCGCCGGCCGGTTCGATCCTCCGATCTTGGGGGTCGTCGCTGATGCCGGCTGCCCCTACGTTATCGTGCATATGCTGGGTGAGCCCAAAACCATGCAGACGAAGCCATATTATAGCCTGCTTATGGACGACCTGCACAGCTTTTTCGATGAGCGCCTGGCGCTGGCAGTAAAGTCCGGCATCAAAGAGGAGCAAATCATTATCGATCCGGGCATTGGCTTCGGTAAGCGGCGCGAAGACAATTATGCCATCTTGAGACGTTTGCGGGAGCTGCGCGTCTTTGGCCGTCCCATCCTGGTAGGAGCCTCGCGCAAATCGTTCTTGCAGAGCGATCTGGGCAGAACACCCCAGGAGAGACTGGAGGAGTCTGTCGCTGCCGGGACTATCGCCATGTCAAATGGCGCAGACATCCTACGCGTACACGACGTTCTACCCGCCGTCAAATCACGGTTGGTGGTTCAGAGGTTGGTGGGCCAGGCATGA
- the ftsH gene encoding ATP-dependent zinc metalloprotease FtsH produces the protein MAIVLVAFLLASIFSSDGNIKQATFTELETYVENGQVASATITGNNFKGIFREPLVEAADGGQTRQYEKFETILPYVDSELVGSWKERGLRFEFKDKSPGWFDYLWSAWPILLIVFFWFFIMRRMQGGMGGQGNIFSFGKSRAKIVAPDKPKITFDDVAGVEEAKEELTEIIDFLKNTKRFVRLGGKIPKGALLLGPPGTGKTLLARAVAGEANVPFFNLSGADFVEMFVGVGASRVRDLFEQAKKQAPAIIFIDELDAVGRHRGAGLGGGHDEREQTLNQLLVEMDGFDTDTNVILLAATNRPDVLDNALLRPGRFDRQIVVDAPGLKGREGILKVHTKDIPLAKDVDLSIVARSTPGLVGADLANLVNEAALLAARKNKNKVGMEDIEAAKDKVMMGTERRSIILTDEERKITAYHEAGHALVAYYTEQADPLHKVTIIPRGRALGLTAQLPLDDKHNYNRTYLRGRLDILMGGRTSEQLIFNELTTGAGNDLEMATDLARSMVVEWGMSEKVGPTTLGKTNQELFLGRDIQQHKSISEATARAIDGEIRDFLTAAGRRAMQLLTEHRKELELLAKALLEHETIHGDDIPRLFAGEALQHVNRNGQRKNATKGRRKKTPRSATVSAKDGHAPISASKPNSNSRKAPTRRKRASSPKPSN, from the coding sequence ATGGCCATCGTTCTGGTGGCTTTCCTGCTTGCCAGCATATTCTCATCCGATGGCAATATCAAACAGGCCACGTTCACCGAATTGGAAACGTACGTGGAGAACGGGCAGGTGGCTTCGGCTACCATCACCGGGAACAACTTCAAGGGCATCTTCAGGGAGCCGCTGGTGGAGGCGGCCGATGGGGGACAGACGCGACAGTATGAGAAATTTGAGACCATTCTCCCCTATGTTGATAGTGAGCTGGTAGGCAGCTGGAAGGAGCGGGGACTCCGCTTCGAATTCAAGGATAAAAGCCCCGGCTGGTTCGACTATCTCTGGAGCGCATGGCCCATTCTGCTCATCGTGTTCTTCTGGTTCTTCATCATGCGCCGCATGCAGGGCGGAATGGGTGGACAGGGTAATATCTTCAGTTTCGGCAAGAGCCGGGCCAAGATCGTGGCCCCCGATAAGCCCAAAATCACTTTCGATGACGTGGCCGGAGTTGAGGAGGCCAAGGAGGAGCTGACTGAAATTATTGATTTCCTGAAAAATACCAAACGCTTCGTCCGCCTGGGCGGCAAGATTCCCAAGGGTGCGCTGCTGCTGGGGCCTCCGGGGACGGGCAAGACCTTACTGGCCCGGGCGGTGGCCGGCGAAGCCAATGTGCCCTTCTTCAACCTGTCGGGCGCCGACTTTGTTGAGATGTTCGTTGGCGTAGGTGCCAGCCGCGTCCGGGATCTCTTTGAGCAGGCCAAAAAACAGGCGCCGGCCATTATTTTCATTGATGAGCTGGACGCAGTTGGGCGGCATCGTGGCGCTGGGCTGGGTGGCGGCCACGATGAGCGCGAGCAGACCCTTAACCAGCTGCTGGTGGAAATGGACGGCTTTGACACCGATACAAATGTCATCCTTCTTGCGGCCACTAACCGCCCCGATGTACTCGATAATGCGCTCCTGCGGCCCGGCCGGTTTGACCGCCAAATTGTAGTGGATGCACCCGGCCTAAAGGGACGCGAAGGGATTCTCAAAGTCCACACCAAGGATATCCCTCTGGCCAAGGATGTAGATCTCTCCATCGTGGCGCGTTCGACCCCTGGACTGGTAGGGGCCGATCTGGCCAATCTGGTGAACGAAGCCGCACTGCTCGCCGCCAGAAAGAACAAGAACAAGGTGGGCATGGAGGATATCGAGGCGGCCAAGGATAAGGTGATGATGGGCACTGAGCGCAGGAGTATCATCCTTACCGACGAGGAACGCAAGATTACCGCGTACCACGAGGCCGGCCACGCCTTGGTGGCCTACTACACTGAGCAGGCCGATCCGCTGCACAAAGTTACCATTATTCCCCGGGGTAGAGCCCTGGGTCTCACAGCGCAACTGCCGCTGGATGACAAGCACAACTATAACCGCACCTATTTGCGAGGTCGCCTCGACATACTTATGGGGGGGCGGACGTCTGAGCAACTCATTTTCAATGAATTGACGACGGGCGCTGGCAACGATCTGGAGATGGCCACAGACCTCGCCCGCAGCATGGTGGTAGAGTGGGGAATGAGCGAGAAGGTGGGGCCCACGACCCTTGGTAAGACTAATCAGGAACTTTTCCTGGGGCGGGATATTCAGCAGCATAAAAGTATCAGCGAGGCCACGGCCCGGGCAATTGATGGCGAAATACGCGATTTCCTGACCGCCGCCGGGAGGAGGGCCATGCAGCTCCTCACAGAGCACAGGAAGGAGCTGGAACTACTGGCGAAAGCCTTGCTGGAGCATGAGACAATCCACGGTGATGACATCCCCCGGCTGTTTGCAGGAGAGGCGCTTCAGCACGTTAACCGCAATGGTCAGCGCAAGAACGCAACCAAAGGCCGCCGCAAGAAAACTCCCAGGAGTGCCACAGTTTCAGCCAAAGACGGGCACGCGCCCATTTCCGCCTCCAAGCCAAACTCTAATTCCCGGAAGGCTCCCACTCGCCGAAAGAGAGCATCGTCCCCCAAGCCAAGCAACTGA
- the hpt gene encoding hypoxanthine phosphoribosyltransferase, whose product MTVPASSQHGGQALELLITKEQLQKRVSELAAELGERFRGHSPIFIGVLNGSFIFMADLMRQLDSDAEVDFIKLSSYGSETSSQGTVRLLKDISADITGRDVVVVEDIVDTGLTIKFLRGRLEEAAPTSVTFVTLLLKHEVANLDFPIDYVGFNIPNRFVVGYGLDVDQKLRGLESVYAFKENRDAK is encoded by the coding sequence TTGACCGTACCGGCATCCAGCCAGCACGGGGGGCAGGCGCTGGAGTTGCTCATAACAAAAGAGCAGCTGCAAAAGAGGGTGTCCGAACTGGCCGCAGAGTTAGGCGAGCGATTTCGCGGCCACTCGCCCATATTCATTGGTGTTCTGAACGGCTCATTTATTTTTATGGCCGATCTGATGCGGCAGTTGGATTCCGATGCGGAGGTGGATTTCATCAAGCTCTCCTCCTATGGCAGCGAAACGTCCAGCCAGGGCACCGTACGGCTGCTCAAGGATATCAGCGCCGATATCACCGGCCGGGACGTGGTGGTGGTGGAGGACATCGTGGACACGGGTCTGACCATCAAATTTTTGCGGGGGCGCTTGGAAGAGGCCGCACCTACCTCCGTGACCTTCGTAACTTTACTGCTTAAGCATGAGGTTGCAAATTTGGACTTTCCGATTGATTATGTTGGATTTAACATCCCCAACCGATTTGTAGTAGGTTACGGGCTGGATGTGGACCAGAAGCTGCGTGGCCTGGAATCGGTATATGCCTTTAAGGAAAACCGAGATGCCAAATAG
- the tilS gene encoding tRNA lysidine(34) synthetase TilS → MVARPIRGGRQLLATYHPDLLEPAFRSWDIPLDGGRFLVAFSGGLDSTVLAGSMSLLAQSHGLALALGHVNHRLRPNADEDEAFCREFAAGLGRPCLTATLDPSELKGESLEAWARRERYAALERMRQEVGADWILTAHHADDQAETVLMRLTQQAPFITLAGIRPRRGHVLRPLLSFTKEALGAWALRQGLAWREDPTNADPRFLRNRLRHGVMATLVREDDAARESLLGIAQLAQRYETACSEVADELVHLATPGAVPRTVSWPVEPLLAADSDVFKLAVGKLVDREWELTIRLSTPFWQNFRQFVRKSVGGKVFELTKGIKALKDRGRIILYQVEQVRPPARKALEGGNISWGRHVFQVRRVTSRRPATRLWLRPWRAGDRAPAAPGRRPKLVSDIFIDAQLSRLDKDLWPLIVSSRDQVIWVPGLSRPRQHWQRGDWSIEWRTQNPRN, encoded by the coding sequence ATGGTGGCTCGACCGATCCGCGGGGGGCGTCAATTGTTAGCCACCTATCACCCCGATCTCCTCGAGCCGGCGTTCCGCAGCTGGGACATCCCTCTGGACGGCGGTCGCTTCCTGGTGGCATTCTCCGGTGGACTCGACTCCACCGTGCTGGCAGGCAGTATGTCGCTGCTGGCGCAGAGCCATGGTCTTGCGCTGGCGTTGGGTCACGTCAATCACCGCCTGCGCCCAAACGCCGATGAGGATGAAGCCTTTTGTCGAGAGTTCGCCGCCGGACTGGGCCGGCCCTGCCTGACCGCTACGCTCGATCCCAGTGAACTTAAGGGCGAATCACTGGAAGCGTGGGCACGGCGGGAGCGCTATGCCGCTCTGGAGCGCATGCGTCAGGAGGTGGGGGCCGACTGGATCCTCACCGCCCACCACGCAGATGATCAGGCCGAGACGGTTCTTATGCGGCTGACCCAGCAAGCCCCTTTTATAACACTGGCAGGCATCCGTCCCCGGCGGGGGCATGTCTTGCGCCCGCTATTATCTTTCACCAAGGAGGCGCTGGGGGCCTGGGCGCTCCGCCAAGGGCTGGCGTGGCGGGAGGATCCCACCAACGCTGATCCCCGCTTCCTGCGCAACAGGCTGCGGCACGGCGTAATGGCAACTCTGGTCAGGGAGGATGACGCCGCCAGGGAAAGTTTGCTGGGCATTGCCCAGCTGGCACAGCGCTATGAAACCGCCTGCAGTGAAGTGGCCGATGAACTGGTGCATCTGGCAACCCCGGGAGCGGTTCCGCGCACGGTGTCGTGGCCGGTAGAGCCTTTGCTGGCTGCGGATTCGGATGTCTTCAAACTGGCGGTGGGGAAGTTGGTCGATCGGGAATGGGAGCTCACGATTCGCTTGAGTACTCCTTTCTGGCAGAACTTCCGCCAATTTGTCCGGAAAAGTGTCGGCGGCAAGGTTTTTGAGCTTACCAAGGGTATCAAGGCTCTGAAGGATCGGGGCCGGATTATTTTGTATCAGGTGGAGCAGGTCCGTCCCCCTGCCCGCAAAGCACTGGAGGGAGGCAATATTAGCTGGGGCCGCCATGTTTTTCAGGTCCGGCGAGTTACGTCGCGCCGCCCGGCGACCAGGCTTTGGCTCCGTCCCTGGCGCGCGGGTGATCGTGCTCCTGCCGCCCCTGGCAGACGCCCCAAGCTGGTGAGTGACATATTTATTGACGCCCAGCTGAGTCGACTGGACAAGGACCTTTGGCCGCTGATCGTATCATCGCGGGATCAAGTTATCTGGGTGCCGGGGCTGAGTCGGCCGCGGCAACACTGGCAACGTGGCGATTGGAGCATTGAGTGGCGGACACAGAACCCCAGGAATTGA
- a CDS encoding bifunctional homocysteine S-methyltransferase/methylenetetrahydrofolate reductase, translating into MPDKSPGFLDALEDHVLISDGAVGTMMYEKGIFVNRCFDELNLSDAALVQSIHKAYVDVGAQVVETNTFGANSFKLEKFGLEKRTADINRLGVEHARAAVAGKPIYVLGSVGPLGRPIVQNRGITPEQAQGAFRAQIAALVEAGVDGIIIETISHLGEMAIALEAAREVSRHIPIVAQFSFGDENSILGGASMQEAVDVLHEKGADVIGANCAVGPKTLLEVVTRLVALSDHPVSVMPNAGSPEYVDGRLFYFATPDYFAKFAKRFVNAGARLVGGCCGTTPDHIKSMAGAVRALGKGPTVAIREVAVEPDTALDELPLEERSPLGRKLAQGKFIISVEIDPPKGLRLAGAIKGAQLLKDSGVDVINIGDGPRATARVNPQALGLILEREVGIETILHTSCRDRNLLGLQSDMLGAYTNGFRNILAITGDPPMVGDYPSATGVFDVDAIGLVTLLKNLNRGLDMGGRSMQGQASFTIGVGANPAAQNPDREMDRLVRKIEQGAEYIMTQPIYDQELLHRFLLEVADLKRPVLVGILPLASFRNAEFLHNEVPGMTVPENIRDRMLKAGDSGASEGIAIAQEMLLIVRKHAQGVYVMPPFNRYKAALNVLGVILGAADGEAPVAMEVAENAAVRKPARAAARKS; encoded by the coding sequence ATGCCTGACAAGAGTCCCGGGTTCCTCGACGCACTGGAAGACCATGTGCTCATCAGCGATGGAGCCGTGGGGACCATGATGTATGAGAAAGGCATTTTCGTCAACCGCTGTTTCGATGAACTCAACTTGAGCGATGCAGCTCTGGTACAGAGTATTCACAAGGCGTACGTTGATGTGGGCGCTCAGGTGGTGGAGACCAACACCTTTGGAGCCAATTCCTTCAAGCTGGAAAAATTTGGGCTGGAGAAGCGCACGGCCGACATCAACCGCCTGGGGGTGGAACATGCCCGGGCTGCCGTCGCTGGTAAGCCGATCTATGTCTTGGGCTCGGTGGGTCCCCTCGGCCGGCCCATTGTGCAGAACCGGGGCATCACGCCCGAGCAGGCCCAGGGCGCGTTTCGAGCGCAAATTGCGGCGCTTGTGGAGGCCGGCGTCGATGGTATCATTATTGAAACGATTTCCCACCTGGGCGAAATGGCCATCGCCCTGGAAGCGGCCCGTGAAGTCAGCCGGCACATTCCCATTGTTGCCCAGTTCAGTTTCGGCGATGAGAATAGCATTCTGGGTGGCGCGTCCATGCAGGAAGCTGTGGATGTGCTGCACGAAAAAGGGGCTGACGTGATAGGCGCTAACTGTGCGGTGGGCCCTAAGACGCTCCTGGAGGTGGTGACGCGGCTCGTCGCACTGAGCGATCACCCCGTGTCGGTCATGCCCAACGCTGGGAGCCCGGAGTATGTGGATGGCCGGCTGTTTTATTTCGCCACGCCAGACTATTTTGCCAAGTTTGCCAAGCGCTTTGTGAACGCCGGCGCTCGTTTGGTGGGAGGGTGCTGCGGCACGACCCCTGACCATATCAAGTCCATGGCTGGGGCGGTTCGTGCACTGGGCAAGGGGCCCACCGTGGCCATCAGGGAAGTGGCCGTTGAACCGGACACTGCGCTCGACGAGTTGCCCCTTGAGGAGCGGTCACCCCTTGGTCGCAAGCTGGCCCAAGGCAAGTTCATTATCAGTGTGGAAATTGATCCTCCCAAGGGACTGAGACTGGCCGGTGCCATCAAAGGGGCCCAGCTGCTCAAAGATTCCGGGGTAGATGTTATTAACATCGGCGATGGTCCCCGGGCCACCGCCCGGGTCAACCCCCAGGCGCTGGGACTGATCCTGGAGCGCGAGGTTGGGATCGAGACGATCCTGCATACGTCGTGTCGCGACCGCAATCTGCTGGGCCTGCAATCCGATATGCTGGGTGCCTACACCAACGGCTTCCGCAACATTTTGGCCATCACCGGTGATCCGCCCATGGTGGGGGACTATCCCTCGGCCACGGGCGTGTTTGACGTGGACGCAATCGGCCTGGTGACGCTGCTGAAGAATCTGAATAGGGGTCTGGATATGGGTGGCCGCTCCATGCAAGGACAAGCCAGCTTCACCATCGGCGTGGGCGCCAACCCGGCGGCACAAAATCCCGACCGCGAAATGGATCGCTTGGTGCGCAAGATTGAGCAGGGCGCAGAGTACATCATGACCCAACCGATTTACGACCAGGAACTCCTGCACCGGTTTCTGCTTGAGGTAGCAGACCTCAAGCGGCCCGTGCTGGTAGGCATCCTGCCGCTGGCCTCCTTCCGCAATGCCGAGTTCCTGCATAACGAAGTGCCCGGTATGACCGTCCCGGAAAACATCAGGGACCGGATGCTCAAAGCGGGGGATAGCGGCGCCTCGGAGGGGATCGCCATTGCCCAGGAGATGTTGCTGATTGTGAGAAAGCACGCCCAGGGCGTTTACGTCATGCCGCCCTTTAACCGCTACAAGGCGGCGCTGAATGTGCTGGGGGTCATTCTGGGCGCCGCAGATGGCGAGGCTCCTGTGGCTATGGAGGTAGCGGAAAATGCTGCAGTGCGCAAACCAGCCCGTGCTGCCGCCAGGAAATCCTGA
- a CDS encoding MBL fold metallo-hydrolase, translating into MRIKTIMNGPFQENCYLIWEEGADSAVMIDPGDEALRLRGALDDEHLRLGAILVTHAHLDHVGAVSELRAWSQAVVCFPEQEKELLDWLPESYRLFGLPAKAAPEVDVWLPAGIADLSAVLSAEQLGGLEIAVHPTPGHTAGGVSYQIGVNCFVGDTLFRDSVGRTDLPGGSWSRLQESLQRLMQLPADIVVYPGHGPPTTIGRERETNLYLQDLQPSNGSHA; encoded by the coding sequence GTGCGGATCAAAACCATCATGAATGGGCCGTTTCAGGAGAACTGCTACCTGATCTGGGAGGAGGGCGCCGACAGCGCAGTCATGATTGACCCCGGCGACGAGGCGTTGCGACTCCGGGGTGCCCTCGACGATGAGCATTTACGGTTGGGTGCCATACTGGTCACCCATGCCCACCTGGACCATGTAGGCGCCGTTAGCGAACTGCGTGCGTGGAGCCAGGCGGTGGTATGCTTCCCTGAGCAGGAAAAGGAGCTCCTGGATTGGTTACCCGAATCCTATCGGCTTTTCGGCCTGCCCGCAAAGGCCGCCCCCGAGGTGGACGTGTGGTTGCCCGCTGGCATCGCAGACCTGTCGGCAGTGCTATCGGCAGAGCAGCTGGGTGGACTGGAAATCGCCGTTCATCCCACGCCGGGGCACACCGCTGGGGGGGTGAGCTACCAGATTGGGGTCAACTGCTTTGTGGGGGATACCCTGTTTCGAGATTCGGTGGGCCGGACTGACCTGCCCGGCGGGAGCTGGTCCCGGCTGCAGGAGTCACTTCAGCGGCTCATGCAATTACCCGCTGACATCGTTGTCTACCCTGGCCACGGACCACCCACTACCATCGGGCGGGAGCGGGAGACCAACCTCTATCTTCAAGACCTCCAGCCAAGCAATGGGTCCCATGCCTGA
- the ccsA gene encoding cytochrome c biogenesis protein CcsA — MHTFHSKGRNQALFGVVIALALVNLWSIYRAPLVPDQEMAQKIFYYHVPLAWNAFMAYTFSAIAGVVYLKSNQTRWDAWALAGAEVGTLFAFLILVTGPIWATPIWGHPWSWEPRLTTTLVLFLIFVGYFMVREFGGPYEQASRYAAVVGILGVVDIPLIITAVNWWAPEVQSHPQLAMASQPAAILKVFVLSLASFTLILVHLILYRRHVGQLELRALARAAGGA, encoded by the coding sequence ATGCATACCTTCCATTCCAAAGGACGTAATCAGGCATTGTTTGGGGTGGTCATTGCACTGGCCTTGGTTAATCTCTGGTCAATCTACCGCGCGCCCCTGGTGCCTGATCAGGAAATGGCTCAAAAAATCTTCTATTATCATGTGCCTCTGGCTTGGAACGCGTTCATGGCCTATACTTTCTCAGCTATAGCCGGCGTTGTCTATCTTAAGTCGAACCAGACGCGCTGGGACGCCTGGGCACTGGCTGGGGCCGAAGTGGGAACCCTGTTCGCGTTCCTCATACTGGTCACCGGCCCGATCTGGGCCACACCCATCTGGGGTCACCCATGGAGCTGGGAGCCGCGACTCACGACGACCCTGGTCCTGTTTCTCATTTTTGTGGGCTACTTTATGGTGCGCGAATTTGGCGGGCCCTATGAGCAGGCCTCCCGCTACGCCGCCGTCGTGGGGATATTGGGTGTGGTGGACATTCCTCTGATCATCACGGCTGTGAACTGGTGGGCACCCGAAGTGCAGAGCCACCCCCAGCTGGCCATGGCCAGCCAGCCGGCCGCCATTTTGAAGGTATTCGTGCTCTCCCTGGCAAGCTTTACACTCATTCTGGTCCATCTCATTCTTTACCGGCGCCACGTGGGGCAGCTGGAACTGCGGGCTCTTGCCCGGGCCGCGGGAGGAGCGTAG
- a CDS encoding heme exporter protein CcmB — translation MMSTWTIFVKDLRLELRTWESVATMLVFAAAVILLFAFTLDAAPTRFRSVIPGLMWMTYLFTAVLGLLRSFGHEKELDAYALLLTAPVDRSAIYLGKMAAFFLVLLAVQVISLPLFWLLLGVPVFAAPLALAAIFVVTDLALAAVGTLVAGLSLRLPAGDTLLPILLFPLLTPLLIAATKATSAALDGQPLKEWDFWLMFLLTYFALFVLVGTVIFDYISEQ, via the coding sequence ATGATGTCGACCTGGACAATATTTGTCAAGGACTTGCGTCTTGAGCTGCGCACCTGGGAGAGTGTTGCCACCATGCTCGTCTTTGCGGCTGCAGTCATTCTCCTGTTTGCGTTTACGCTGGACGCGGCACCGACACGGTTCAGGAGCGTCATTCCCGGCCTGATGTGGATGACCTACTTATTCACAGCCGTGCTGGGGCTCCTGCGTTCATTTGGGCACGAGAAGGAGTTGGATGCTTACGCCCTGCTCCTTACGGCGCCCGTGGACCGCAGCGCCATTTACCTGGGCAAAATGGCAGCCTTTTTCCTGGTGCTGCTGGCGGTCCAGGTTATCAGCCTGCCGCTGTTCTGGCTGCTGTTGGGCGTGCCGGTGTTCGCGGCTCCTCTCGCTCTGGCCGCTATATTTGTGGTCACGGATCTGGCCCTGGCCGCTGTGGGCACTCTGGTGGCGGGTCTGAGCCTCAGGCTCCCGGCAGGCGATACCCTCCTGCCCATTCTCCTTTTCCCGCTGCTCACGCCCTTGCTCATCGCCGCCACTAAGGCTACGAGCGCCGCTCTGGACGGGCAGCCGCTGAAGGAATGGGATTTCTGGCTCATGTTTCTGCTCACCTACTTTGCCCTCTTCGTCTTAGTGGGCACCGTCATCTTTGATTATATTTCGGAACAATAG
- the ccmA gene encoding heme ABC exporter ATP-binding protein CcmA — MAALLTAERLSKSFHLRPVLKNLSLTLETGEVVLLFGRNGSGKTTLLSILAGIMRPGAGTASLNGLPMFTTDSRWRHGIAFVGHRPGLYPKFTARENLTLCLRLRGQHWDEPEFVARMAHFGLAGRENDPIQVYSEGMLQRLGLVRLALSHWQVALLDEPSSSLDVDGRNSLAEAMLRWRAQDRTVLFTSHHLGWGAARADRALLLDGGALQADLPQPHEGDLAQYVNGGTP, encoded by the coding sequence GTGGCCGCCCTCCTCACCGCGGAGCGCCTGAGCAAGTCGTTCCACCTGCGGCCCGTTCTCAAGAATCTATCGTTGACTCTGGAGACCGGGGAGGTGGTCCTGCTATTTGGCCGCAACGGCAGCGGGAAGACCACCCTGCTCAGTATTCTTGCCGGCATCATGCGCCCTGGCGCGGGCACCGCCAGCCTGAACGGATTGCCCATGTTTACCACGGACAGCCGCTGGCGGCACGGCATCGCCTTTGTTGGTCATCGCCCGGGGCTCTACCCCAAATTCACCGCCCGTGAGAACCTGACGCTCTGCCTCCGTCTGCGGGGACAGCATTGGGACGAACCCGAATTCGTTGCCCGCATGGCTCACTTCGGTCTTGCCGGCCGTGAGAACGACCCCATTCAGGTCTATTCGGAGGGTATGCTCCAGCGGCTCGGGCTGGTGCGCCTGGCTTTGTCGCATTGGCAGGTTGCCCTTTTGGACGAGCCGTCCTCCAGCTTGGACGTGGATGGCCGAAATTCCCTCGCGGAGGCCATGCTGCGTTGGCGCGCTCAGGACCGGACCGTCCTCTTTACCAGCCATCATCTTGGGTGGGGTGCGGCCCGGGCAGACCGGGCGTTGCTGCTGGATGGCGGGGCTTTACAAGCAGACTTGCCCCAGCCCCACGAGGGCGACCTGGCGCAATACGTAAACGGTGGGACCCCATGA